One region of Paenibacillus antri genomic DNA includes:
- a CDS encoding TetR/AcrR family transcriptional regulator: protein MRKGEATKEHIIEKAAHVLNRRGYYASSLSEIMEASGLKKGGIYNHFESKEQIIAEAFAYNVKAMSERFDEAAAGFSHPIDRVLAMAAVARELYRGEPIPGGCAIMNAAVESDDAYPFLKAQARTSMERFVSKVRAILEQGQRDGRVDPAADAAEAALFIVSAIEGSLMISKLTDSGAAVDAALKRIASFLNRELRRP from the coding sequence GTGCGCAAAGGCGAGGCGACGAAAGAGCATATCATCGAGAAAGCGGCGCATGTGTTGAATCGCAGAGGATATTACGCCTCGTCCTTGTCCGAAATCATGGAGGCGTCCGGGCTGAAGAAGGGCGGCATCTATAACCACTTCGAGAGCAAGGAACAAATTATCGCGGAGGCGTTCGCGTATAACGTCAAGGCGATGAGCGAGCGGTTCGACGAGGCGGCGGCCGGCTTCTCGCATCCGATCGACCGCGTGCTCGCGATGGCCGCGGTCGCGCGGGAGCTGTACCGCGGCGAGCCGATCCCCGGCGGCTGCGCCATCATGAACGCCGCCGTCGAATCCGACGACGCTTATCCGTTCCTGAAGGCGCAGGCGCGGACGTCCATGGAGCGGTTCGTGTCGAAGGTGCGCGCGATCCTGGAGCAAGGCCAGCGGGACGGCCGGGTCGACCCGGCGGCCGATGCCGCGGAGGCGGCGCTGTTTATCGTCTCCGCCATCGAAGGCTCGTTGATGATCAGCAAGCTGACGGACAGCGGCGCGGCGGTGGACGCGGCGCTCAAGCGGATCGCCTCGTTTTTGAATCGGGAGCTTCGGCGCCCGTAA
- the fabF gene encoding beta-ketoacyl-ACP synthase II, whose amino-acid sequence MEKRRVVVTGMGVVSPIGSDVTAFGDALATGRSGITTIDAFDPAGYPTRMAGQVRDFRPEAYMGTKEARVYDRFLQFAVASAKQAIAASGLDVAANADRVGVYVGSGIGGIHTLLDNHRQFAERGPKRVSPFMIPMMIGNMAAGQLSILTGARGPTFAPVSACATGNHAIGEAFHAIRAGRADAMIAGGAEAPIHELAFAGFCNMHAMSGRNDDPTRASRPFDADRDGFVMGEGAGILVLEELESALARGADIWAEVAGYGASSDAYHITATDPEGRGAYMAMKAALDDASLRPEEIDYINAHGTGTPVGDASETKAILALFPRENERPPVSSTKSMTGHLFGAAGAVEAVASVLAIRRGLLPPTINYETPDPACALDVVPNVARPAAANAVLSNGFGFGGHNAVLAFRRYFQK is encoded by the coding sequence ATGGAAAAGAGACGAGTCGTCGTCACGGGCATGGGCGTCGTATCGCCGATCGGCAGCGACGTGACGGCTTTCGGGGACGCCTTGGCTACAGGGCGATCGGGCATAACGACGATCGACGCCTTCGATCCGGCGGGATATCCGACGCGGATGGCCGGCCAGGTGCGCGATTTTCGCCCGGAGGCGTATATGGGGACGAAGGAGGCGCGCGTCTACGACCGCTTTCTTCAATTCGCGGTCGCGTCGGCGAAGCAGGCGATCGCGGCGTCCGGCCTCGACGTCGCGGCGAACGCGGATCGCGTCGGCGTCTACGTCGGGAGCGGGATCGGGGGCATTCACACGCTGCTCGACAACCACCGCCAGTTCGCCGAGCGGGGACCGAAGCGCGTCAGCCCGTTCATGATCCCGATGATGATCGGCAACATGGCCGCGGGCCAGCTGTCCATCCTGACCGGCGCCCGCGGCCCGACGTTCGCGCCGGTGTCGGCGTGCGCGACCGGCAACCACGCGATCGGCGAGGCGTTCCACGCGATCCGCGCCGGCCGGGCCGACGCGATGATCGCGGGCGGCGCGGAGGCGCCGATCCACGAGCTCGCGTTCGCCGGGTTCTGCAACATGCACGCGATGTCCGGCCGCAACGACGACCCGACGCGCGCGAGCCGACCGTTCGACGCGGACCGGGACGGCTTCGTCATGGGCGAAGGGGCCGGCATCCTCGTGCTCGAGGAGCTGGAGAGCGCCCTCGCCCGCGGGGCGGACATCTGGGCCGAGGTGGCGGGGTACGGCGCGTCTTCGGACGCGTACCATATCACCGCGACCGACCCGGAAGGACGCGGCGCGTACATGGCGATGAAGGCCGCGCTCGACGACGCCTCGCTGCGCCCGGAGGAGATCGACTATATTAACGCGCATGGGACCGGTACGCCGGTGGGGGACGCGTCGGAGACGAAGGCGATCCTTGCCTTGTTCCCGCGGGAGAACGAGCGGCCGCCCGTCAGCTCGACGAAGTCGATGACGGGCCATCTGTTCGGCGCCGCGGGCGCCGTGGAAGCGGTCGCCTCCGTGCTGGCGATTCGCCGGGGACTGCTGCCGCCGACGATCAACTACGAGACGCCCGACCCGGCCTGCGCGCTGGACGTCGTGCCGAACGTCGCGCGGCCGGCGGCGGCGAACGCCGTCTTGAGCAACGGCTTCGGCTTCGGGGGACATAACGCGGTGTTGGCGTTTCGGAGATATTTTCAAAAATAA
- a CDS encoding MerR family transcriptional regulator has product MKVKEVSELAGVSVRTLHHYDEIGLLSPEHTTEAGYRLYSDRDLETLQQILFFKELDLPLKQIKDILRDPSFDRQEALELHRKMLLEKRSRIDRVLDTLEKTIRQAKGEIQMTNEEKFEGFDFSNNPYEQEARERWGDKAVDDSNKKLGSLSQAERKALEEGMNAIYAKLAALRHGPADSDEAQAAIKEWYDFLNGGNFGAHYSLEAFRGLGQMYVDDERFTRNIDKFGEGLARFLRDGMAVYADRNA; this is encoded by the coding sequence ATGAAAGTGAAGGAAGTGTCGGAGCTGGCCGGTGTCAGCGTGCGCACGCTGCATCACTACGACGAGATCGGACTGTTGTCCCCGGAGCATACGACGGAGGCCGGTTACCGTCTATACTCCGATCGGGATCTCGAGACGCTTCAGCAAATCTTGTTCTTCAAGGAGCTTGACCTTCCCTTGAAACAAATCAAGGACATTCTCCGGGACCCGAGCTTCGATCGGCAGGAGGCTTTGGAGCTGCATCGGAAGATGCTGCTCGAGAAGCGGAGCCGCATCGATCGAGTGCTCGACACCTTGGAGAAGACGATCCGGCAAGCGAAGGGAGAAATTCAGATGACGAACGAAGAGAAATTCGAGGGCTTCGACTTCAGCAACAATCCGTATGAGCAAGAGGCGCGCGAACGCTGGGGCGACAAGGCGGTCGACGACTCGAACAAGAAGCTCGGCAGTCTGTCGCAAGCCGAGCGGAAGGCGCTGGAGGAGGGCATGAACGCGATCTACGCGAAGCTGGCGGCGCTCCGCCACGGGCCGGCCGACAGCGACGAGGCGCAAGCCGCGATCAAGGAATGGTACGACTTCTTGAACGGCGGCAACTTCGGGGCGCACTATTCGCTCGAAGCGTTCAGAGGGCTCGGACAAATGTACGTCGACGACGAGCGCTTCACGCGCAACATCGACAAGTTCGGCGAAGGGCTCGCGAGGTTTCTGCGGGACGGCATGGCCGTCTATGCGGATCGCAACGCGTAA